In a single window of the Prevotella melaninogenica genome:
- the folK gene encoding 2-amino-4-hydroxy-6-hydroxymethyldihydropteridine diphosphokinase, translating into MHTVYLSLGTNLGNRKAIMHEAIARIEEKIGTVLRQSSFHETEPWGFESPNLFLNACVCVSTSLAPRQLLEATQVIEKEMGRVKKSINAQYTDRIIDIDILLYDKLNINEPDLIIPHPLMKERDFVMLPLKEIWED; encoded by the coding sequence ATGCATACAGTCTACTTATCCCTCGGCACAAATCTTGGCAATAGAAAAGCCATCATGCATGAGGCGATAGCACGGATAGAAGAAAAGATTGGCACAGTTTTGCGCCAATCTTCTTTCCATGAAACGGAGCCTTGGGGATTTGAGAGTCCTAACCTCTTCCTCAATGCCTGCGTATGTGTATCTACTTCTCTTGCTCCACGACAGTTATTAGAGGCTACACAAGTCATAGAAAAAGAGATGGGAAGAGTTAAGAAATCTATCAATGCACAATATACAGACCGCATCATAGACATTGACATTCTTCTATATGACAAGTTAAATATCAACGAACCAGACCTTATCATCCCCCACCCTTTGATGAAGGAACGTGACTTTGTGATGCTTCCCTTAAAGGAGATATGGGAAGATTAG
- a CDS encoding S-adenosylmethionine:tRNA ribosyltransferase-isomerase: MKLSQFKFNLPKEQVALYPHSSERVLTRTDGSTQTFTVTRRDEGRLMVLHRKSGKIDMFKGEVNGEPKEEDYIRFKDVFNYFDEGDAFIFNDTKVFPARLYGTKEKTDAKIEVFLLRELNQEMRLWDVLVEPARKIRIGNKLFFDESGTMVAEVIDNTTSRGRTLRFLYDCPHDEFKRELFALGEAPLPRYIIDNRPKEDGEEFAHATADDMEHFQSVFAKNEGAVSAPGTNIHFSEHMMKMMDIKGIKKAFITLHCGLGNFHDIEVEDLTKHKMDSEEMHINADACRIANGAKKAGHHLCAVGASVVKATETAVGTDGMLKEYDGWTNEFIFPPYNFGFADSMLVNFYHPYSTLLMETAAFGGYDLVMEAYDMAVKNGYKFGCFGDSLLILND, translated from the coding sequence ATGAAGCTTTCACAGTTTAAATTCAACTTGCCAAAAGAGCAGGTAGCCTTATATCCACATTCATCTGAACGTGTACTGACTCGTACTGATGGCAGCACACAGACCTTTACCGTTACACGTCGTGACGAAGGTAGACTGATGGTGTTACACCGTAAGTCTGGTAAGATTGACATGTTTAAGGGTGAGGTTAATGGCGAACCAAAGGAAGAGGACTACATCCGTTTCAAAGATGTGTTCAATTACTTTGATGAGGGTGATGCCTTTATCTTCAATGACACTAAGGTATTTCCAGCTCGTCTGTATGGAACAAAGGAGAAGACTGATGCTAAGATTGAGGTATTCCTTCTTCGTGAGTTAAATCAGGAGATGCGCCTTTGGGACGTATTGGTTGAGCCTGCACGTAAGATTCGTATTGGAAACAAGCTTTTCTTTGACGAGTCTGGCACAATGGTGGCTGAGGTTATTGATAATACAACCTCACGTGGCCGTACTCTTCGTTTCCTCTATGACTGTCCTCACGATGAGTTCAAGCGTGAATTGTTTGCATTGGGAGAAGCTCCATTACCACGATACATCATTGATAATCGTCCAAAAGAGGACGGAGAAGAGTTTGCACACGCAACAGCTGACGACATGGAACATTTCCAGTCTGTCTTTGCAAAGAACGAAGGCGCTGTTTCTGCACCAGGTACAAACATCCACTTCTCTGAACACATGATGAAGATGATGGATATTAAGGGAATCAAAAAAGCATTCATCACATTACACTGTGGCTTGGGTAACTTCCACGACATTGAAGTAGAAGACCTTACAAAACATAAGATGGATTCAGAGGAAATGCACATCAACGCTGATGCTTGTCGTATCGCTAATGGTGCAAAGAAAGCTGGACATCACCTTTGTGCCGTCGGTGCGAGTGTTGTTAAGGCTACAGAAACAGCCGTTGGTACTGATGGTATGTTGAAGGAGTATGATGGTTGGACCAATGAGTTCATCTTCCCTCCTTATAACTTTGGCTTTGCTGACTCTATGTTAGTTAACTTCTATCATCCATATTCAACCTTGTTGATGGAAACAGCAGCTTTCGGTGGCTATGACCTTGTTATGGAAGCATACGATATGGCTGTAAAGAATGGTTATAAGTTTGGTTGTTTCGGCGACTCATTGTTGATTCTCAACGATTAA